The Caballeronia sp. Lep1P3 genome window below encodes:
- the gnd gene encoding phosphogluconate dehydrogenase (NAD(+)-dependent, decarboxylating), with amino-acid sequence MQIGIVGLGRMGGNIGRRLMRGGHDCVVYDHNPQATDALASEGATGTENLGDLVSKLGAPRVIWLMLPAGKITEDTLDDLHNILQADDVVIDGGNSFYKDDIRRAARFREQGVHYVDVGTSGGVWGLTRGYCMMIGGDEAVVRRLDPILATLAPGRGDIPATPSREGRDPRVENGYMHCGPVGSGHFVKMVHNGIEYGLMQAYAEGFHILKHKESTDLAENERYTLDLADIAEVWRRGSVVSSWLLDLTAGALAGDSGLEHFSGEVADSGEGRWTIQAAIEEAVPAQVLSAALYTRFRSRDADLFPERLLSAMRFGFGGHNEFPVK; translated from the coding sequence ATGCAAATCGGCATCGTAGGTTTGGGGCGTATGGGCGGCAATATCGGCAGACGTCTGATGCGCGGCGGACACGATTGCGTCGTGTACGACCACAATCCGCAGGCGACGGACGCGCTCGCAAGCGAAGGCGCGACCGGCACGGAAAACCTGGGCGATCTCGTCTCGAAGCTCGGCGCGCCGCGCGTGATCTGGCTGATGCTGCCCGCGGGCAAGATCACCGAGGACACGCTCGACGACCTGCACAACATCCTGCAGGCCGACGACGTGGTGATCGACGGCGGCAACAGCTTCTACAAGGACGACATCCGCCGCGCGGCGCGGTTTCGCGAGCAGGGCGTGCATTACGTGGATGTCGGCACGTCGGGCGGCGTCTGGGGCCTGACACGCGGCTACTGCATGATGATCGGCGGCGACGAAGCCGTCGTGCGCCGGCTCGATCCGATCCTCGCGACGCTCGCGCCGGGACGCGGCGACATTCCCGCGACGCCCAGCCGCGAAGGGCGCGATCCGCGCGTCGAGAACGGCTACATGCACTGCGGGCCGGTCGGATCGGGACACTTCGTGAAGATGGTGCACAACGGCATCGAGTACGGGCTGATGCAGGCGTATGCCGAAGGCTTCCACATCCTGAAGCACAAGGAATCGACGGATCTCGCCGAAAACGAGCGCTACACGCTCGATCTCGCCGATATCGCGGAAGTGTGGCGGCGCGGCAGCGTGGTGTCGTCGTGGCTGCTGGACTTGACGGCGGGCGCGCTCGCGGGCGATAGCGGGCTAGAACACTTCTCGGGCGAAGTGGCCGATAGCGGCGAGGGGCGCTGGACGATTCAGGCTGCCATCGAGGAAGCGGTGCCGGCGCAGGTGCTATCGGCGGCGCTGTACACGCGCTTCCGCTCGCGCGACGCCGACCTTTTTCCGGAGCGGCTGCTTTCCGCGATGCGCTTCGGCTTCGGCGGTCACAACGAGTTTCCGGTGAAGTAA
- the tkt gene encoding transketolase — protein MSQATPQSQDLDRLAIDTIRTLSMDAVQKANSGHPGTPMALAPVAFHLWQNHLRYDPDAPLWPNRDRFVLSVGHASMLLYSLLHLAGVKEVDEHGNPTGKPAVSIDDIKQFRQLDSKTPGHPEFRMTSGVETTTGPLGQGLGNSVGMAMAARWKEAHFNKSGAPLFDYRVYALCGDGDMMEGVSHEAASLAGHLQLSNLIWIYDSNRVTIEGHTDLAYSDDVESRFRGYNWNTLHVDDANDAAALEAALNQAKATTDRPTLIVVKSIIGWGAPNKQDTASAHGEPLGEEEIRQAKKFYGWPEDAQFLVPEGVMQHFADGMGARGKAAHAQWKQRFDDYEKESPELAKQLWQMLQSKLPDNWDADIPTFEPDAKGIATRESSGKVLNAIAQRVPWMIGGAADLSPSTKTNLKFEGAGSFEHDNYAGRNLHFGIREHGMGSVANGLALSNMRPFASTFLIFSDYMKPPIRLSAIMEVPVIYVFTHDSIGVGEDGPTHQPIEQLASLRGVPGLCTLRPADANEVAEAWRVALSFSKEPSCIVVTRQPLPTFDRTKYASAEGVRRGAYVLADADGGKKPEVLLLATGSEVSLCVEAYEKLKSEGVAARVVSMPSWDIFEKQDDAYKDSVLPPDVHARVAVEQAATLGWDRYVGRFGATIVMHTFGASAPLKALKTKFGFTLEGVYEAAKKQLERVKSNPAE, from the coding sequence ATGTCTCAAGCAACGCCGCAGTCCCAAGATCTGGATCGCCTGGCGATCGACACCATCCGCACGCTGTCGATGGACGCCGTGCAGAAAGCCAATTCCGGCCACCCCGGCACGCCGATGGCGCTCGCGCCGGTCGCGTTCCATCTCTGGCAGAACCATCTGCGCTACGACCCCGACGCGCCGCTCTGGCCGAACCGCGACCGCTTCGTGCTGTCGGTCGGGCACGCGTCGATGCTGCTCTATTCGCTGCTGCATCTCGCGGGCGTGAAGGAAGTGGACGAGCACGGCAATCCGACCGGCAAGCCCGCGGTGTCGATCGACGACATCAAGCAGTTCCGCCAGCTCGACAGCAAGACGCCGGGTCACCCCGAGTTCCGCATGACGTCGGGCGTCGAGACGACGACCGGACCGCTCGGCCAGGGTCTCGGCAACAGCGTCGGCATGGCGATGGCCGCGCGCTGGAAGGAGGCGCACTTCAACAAGTCGGGCGCGCCGCTTTTCGATTACCGCGTCTACGCGCTCTGCGGCGACGGCGACATGATGGAAGGCGTCTCGCACGAAGCGGCATCGCTCGCGGGGCATCTCCAGCTATCGAACCTCATCTGGATCTACGACAGCAACCGCGTGACCATCGAAGGCCACACCGATCTCGCCTACAGCGACGACGTCGAATCGCGCTTTCGCGGCTACAACTGGAACACGCTGCATGTCGACGACGCCAACGACGCCGCCGCGCTCGAAGCCGCGCTCAATCAGGCTAAGGCGACGACCGACAGGCCGACGCTGATCGTCGTGAAAAGCATCATCGGCTGGGGCGCGCCGAACAAGCAGGACACGGCGTCCGCGCACGGCGAGCCGCTCGGCGAAGAGGAAATCCGGCAGGCGAAGAAGTTCTACGGCTGGCCGGAGGACGCGCAGTTTCTCGTGCCCGAGGGCGTGATGCAGCACTTCGCCGACGGCATGGGCGCGCGCGGCAAGGCGGCGCACGCGCAATGGAAGCAGCGTTTCGACGATTACGAGAAGGAAAGCCCCGAACTCGCGAAGCAACTGTGGCAGATGCTGCAATCGAAGCTGCCCGACAACTGGGACGCGGACATTCCGACGTTCGAGCCGGATGCGAAAGGCATCGCGACGCGGGAATCGTCGGGCAAGGTGCTCAACGCGATCGCGCAACGCGTTCCGTGGATGATCGGCGGCGCGGCGGACCTGTCGCCATCGACGAAAACGAACCTCAAGTTCGAAGGCGCGGGCAGCTTCGAGCACGACAACTACGCCGGGCGCAACCTGCACTTCGGCATTCGCGAGCACGGCATGGGCTCGGTCGCGAACGGGCTCGCGCTTTCCAACATGCGGCCGTTCGCGTCGACGTTCCTGATTTTCAGCGACTACATGAAGCCGCCGATCCGCCTCTCCGCGATCATGGAAGTGCCGGTCATTTACGTGTTCACGCACGATTCCATCGGCGTGGGCGAAGACGGTCCGACGCATCAGCCGATCGAGCAGCTCGCCTCGTTGCGCGGCGTGCCGGGGCTATGCACGCTGCGTCCCGCCGATGCGAACGAAGTGGCCGAAGCATGGCGCGTCGCGCTGTCGTTTTCGAAGGAGCCGTCGTGCATCGTCGTGACGCGCCAGCCGCTGCCGACGTTCGACCGCACGAAGTACGCGTCGGCCGAAGGCGTGCGGCGCGGCGCCTACGTGCTCGCCGATGCCGACGGCGGCAAGAAGCCCGAGGTGCTGCTGCTCGCGACGGGCAGCGAAGTGTCGCTGTGCGTCGAGGCCTACGAGAAGCTGAAGAGCGAGGGCGTCGCGGCGCGCGTGGTGTCGATGCCGTCCTGGGACATCTTCGAGAAGCAGGACGACGCCTATAAGGATTCGGTGCTGCCGCCGGACGTACACGCGCGCGTCGCGGTGGAGCAGGCCGCGACGCTCGGCTGGGATCGCTACGTCGGGCGCTTCGGCGCGACCATCGTGATGCACACGTTCGGGGCATCGGCTCCGCTCAAGGCGCTCAAGACGAAGTTCGGCTTCACGCTCGAAGGCGTCTACGAGGCTGCGAAAAAGCAGCTCGAGCGCGTCAAGTCCAATCCGGCGGAGTAA
- a CDS encoding NADP(H)-dependent aldo-keto reductase has translation MKYRKLGDSGVDVSLIGLGTMTWGEQNTESEAHEQIDYALAQGVNLIDAAEMYPVPPRPETQGRTEEYIGTWLAKNPGKRGDIVLATKIAGPARQPHNPRHIRGAGNQFDRKNIDEAVDSSLKRLQTDYVDLYQLHWPDRSTMTFGRAAYPYIDDEYTVPIEETLDALGRLVKAGKIRHIGVSNETPWGVAQFLRAAEKAGLPRIVSIQNPYSLVNRTFELGLSEFTHKEGIGLLAYSPLAFGWLSGKYEGGARPAGARITLFERFQRYSKPQAIAATSSYVELAKRHGLTPAQLALAFVNSRRFTTSTLIGATSMAQLKENIASVEIELSDEILAEIDALHERQPNPAP, from the coding sequence ATGAAGTATCGGAAACTGGGCGATTCGGGCGTCGACGTGAGCCTCATCGGGCTCGGCACCATGACCTGGGGCGAGCAGAACACCGAGAGCGAGGCGCACGAACAAATCGACTACGCGCTCGCGCAAGGCGTGAACCTGATCGATGCCGCCGAAATGTATCCGGTCCCGCCGCGCCCCGAGACGCAAGGCCGCACCGAGGAATACATCGGCACCTGGCTCGCGAAGAATCCGGGCAAGCGCGGCGATATCGTGCTCGCGACGAAGATCGCCGGTCCCGCGCGCCAGCCGCACAATCCGCGTCACATTCGCGGCGCGGGCAATCAGTTCGACCGCAAGAACATCGACGAAGCCGTCGACAGCAGCCTGAAGCGCCTGCAAACCGATTACGTCGACTTGTATCAGTTGCACTGGCCCGACCGCAGCACGATGACGTTCGGCCGCGCGGCGTACCCGTACATCGACGACGAATACACGGTGCCCATCGAGGAAACGCTCGACGCGCTCGGGCGTCTCGTGAAGGCGGGCAAGATTCGTCACATCGGCGTATCGAACGAAACGCCGTGGGGCGTCGCGCAATTCCTGCGCGCGGCTGAGAAGGCGGGCCTGCCGCGCATCGTCAGCATTCAGAATCCGTACAGCCTCGTGAACCGCACTTTCGAACTGGGCCTCTCCGAATTCACGCACAAGGAAGGCATCGGCCTGCTCGCGTATTCGCCGCTCGCGTTCGGCTGGCTGTCCGGCAAGTACGAGGGCGGAGCGCGTCCGGCGGGCGCGCGCATCACGCTTTTCGAGCGCTTCCAGCGTTACAGCAAGCCGCAGGCGATCGCCGCGACGTCGTCCTACGTGGAACTCGCGAAGCGCCACGGCCTTACGCCGGCGCAGCTCGCGCTCGCGTTCGTCAACTCGCGGCGTTTCACGACGAGCACGCTCATCGGCGCGACATCGATGGCGCAGTTGAAGGAGAATATCGCGAGCGTGGAAATCGAACTGTCCGATGAAATTCTCGCCGAGATCGACGCGCTGCACGAACGCCAGCCGAACCCGGCGCCGTGA
- a CDS encoding MFS transporter — protein sequence MSSSTLSTEPQPDDAKRGSSLIVTLVAATFFMENLDGTIIATALPQMARSFNVHPADMSLGITSYLLTLAVFIPISGWAADRFGLRTVFGSAIAVFTAASVLCGATSTLPAFTAARVLQGIGGAMMVPVGRLAVLRATPKDGLMRAISIITWPGLVAPVIGPPLGGFITTYSSWRWIFYLNVPLGIIGLLLTLRHVGNVREGATRRFDFSGFALCGIACTTLLYAMELIGRNDAPWALVGALVAVGVAAGFASWRHLRRVTQPVVDLSALKVQTFAVAMGGGSLFRIAISAAPFLLPLMFQVGFGMNAFESGLLTLAVFAGNLGMKVVTTPVMRRFGFRPVLMVNGALAALSLAAMSLLTPSTPKLLIAAVLFASGLSRSLQFTAINTLSFADVPKTQMSGASALSSTLFQMSMGVGVAIGAIALRIGEWLHGHDAHSIAANDFDVAFVIVAIVGALGVVDFRRLPKDAGALVSGHAKGR from the coding sequence ATGTCCTCTTCCACTCTCTCAACCGAGCCGCAGCCCGACGACGCGAAGCGCGGTTCGTCGCTGATCGTGACGCTCGTCGCCGCGACGTTCTTCATGGAGAACCTCGACGGCACGATCATCGCGACCGCGCTGCCGCAAATGGCGCGCTCGTTTAACGTGCATCCCGCGGACATGAGCCTCGGCATCACGTCCTATCTGCTGACGCTCGCGGTATTCATCCCGATCAGCGGCTGGGCCGCCGACCGCTTCGGTCTGCGCACGGTGTTCGGCAGCGCGATCGCGGTGTTCACGGCGGCGTCCGTGCTGTGCGGCGCGACTTCGACATTGCCCGCGTTCACGGCGGCGCGCGTGCTGCAGGGCATCGGTGGCGCGATGATGGTGCCCGTCGGCCGTCTCGCCGTGCTGCGCGCGACTCCGAAAGACGGCCTCATGCGCGCGATCTCCATCATCACCTGGCCGGGACTTGTCGCGCCGGTCATCGGACCGCCGCTCGGCGGCTTTATCACGACCTATTCGTCGTGGCGATGGATTTTCTATCTGAACGTGCCGCTCGGCATCATCGGTTTGCTGCTGACGCTGCGCCATGTCGGCAACGTGCGCGAGGGCGCGACGCGCCGCTTCGATTTCTCGGGCTTCGCGCTGTGCGGCATCGCGTGCACGACGCTCTTGTACGCGATGGAACTCATCGGCCGCAACGACGCGCCGTGGGCGCTTGTCGGCGCGCTCGTCGCCGTGGGCGTGGCGGCGGGCTTCGCGTCATGGCGGCATCTGCGGCGCGTGACGCAGCCGGTCGTCGATCTGTCGGCGCTGAAGGTGCAGACCTTCGCCGTCGCGATGGGCGGCGGCTCGCTTTTCCGCATCGCGATCAGCGCCGCGCCGTTTCTGCTGCCGCTCATGTTCCAGGTCGGATTCGGCATGAACGCGTTCGAATCCGGGCTGCTCACGCTCGCCGTGTTCGCCGGCAATCTTGGGATGAAAGTCGTCACCACGCCGGTCATGCGGCGCTTCGGCTTCCGGCCCGTGCTGATGGTGAACGGCGCGCTCGCGGCCCTCTCGCTCGCCGCGATGAGCCTGCTCACGCCATCCACGCCGAAGCTCCTGATCGCCGCCGTGCTCTTCGCGAGCGGCCTGTCGCGCTCGCTGCAGTTCACGGCAATCAACACGCTCAGCTTCGCGGACGTCCCCAAAACGCAGATGAGCGGCGCGTCGGCGCTTTCGAGCACGCTCTTTCAGATGTCGATGGGCGTGGGCGTCGCCATCGGCGCGATCGCGCTGCGCATCGGCGAATGGCTGCACGGACACGACGCGCATTCCATCGCCGCGAACGATTTCGACGTCGCGTTCGTGATCGTGGCGATCGTGGGCGCGCTGGGCGTGGTCGACTTTCGGCGGCTGCCGAAGGACGCCGGTGCGCTGGTTTCGGGACACGCGAAGGGACGCTAA
- a CDS encoding SDR family oxidoreductase encodes MNRFEGKTVLVTGGNSGIGLAAAQAFAAEGARVVITGRDEASLATARASLGHDAIAIRNVAGTVAAARKLAEHLKNEDVRLDAMFVNAGVGTFAPFSEIDERAWDETFAINVKGPYFQIQALVPLFNDGASIVLNGSINAHIGMPASSVYAASKAALASLAKTLSAELLPRGVRVNVVSPGPVATPLHAKLGLVDEAAAGLKAQIPLGRFGKASEVAATVLLLASQEAGFIVGTEIVIDGGMSQL; translated from the coding sequence ATGAATCGCTTCGAAGGCAAGACGGTGCTCGTCACCGGCGGAAACAGCGGCATCGGGCTGGCAGCCGCGCAGGCGTTCGCGGCCGAAGGCGCGCGCGTCGTCATAACGGGCCGCGACGAGGCCTCGCTCGCGACGGCGCGCGCATCGCTCGGCCACGACGCCATCGCGATACGCAATGTCGCCGGCACGGTCGCGGCGGCGCGCAAGCTTGCCGAACATCTGAAAAACGAGGACGTGAGACTCGACGCGATGTTCGTCAACGCGGGCGTCGGCACGTTCGCTCCATTTTCCGAAATCGACGAACGCGCCTGGGACGAGACCTTCGCGATCAACGTCAAAGGCCCGTACTTCCAGATCCAGGCGCTCGTGCCGCTTTTCAACGACGGCGCGTCGATCGTGCTCAACGGGTCGATCAACGCGCATATCGGCATGCCGGCGTCGTCGGTGTATGCGGCGAGCAAGGCCGCGCTCGCGTCGCTCGCGAAGACGCTGTCGGCCGAACTGCTGCCGCGCGGCGTGCGGGTGAACGTCGTGAGCCCCGGTCCTGTCGCGACGCCGCTGCACGCGAAGCTCGGTCTCGTCGATGAAGCCGCCGCCGGCCTGAAAGCCCAGATTCCGCTCGGCCGCTTCGGCAAGGCGAGCGAAGTGGCGGCGACGGTGCTGCTGCTCGCATCGCAGGAAGCGGGGTTCATCGTCGGCACCGAAATCGTGATCGACGGCGGCATGAGTCAGCTCTGA
- a CDS encoding DUF5594 family protein, translated as MNREQALSFETEWMPRIAERIARELGRALQVEIVPGDYPHQPTRLRVSAAPHHDGERARRYPFDLNVYLTWDDDEIERLLRPGGDARLQRYLDALARKLDAWEGAREVDIATRSQSEPSVLLGGLDFEA; from the coding sequence TTGAATCGCGAACAGGCACTTAGCTTCGAAACGGAATGGATGCCGCGCATCGCCGAGCGCATCGCGCGGGAGTTGGGTCGCGCACTGCAAGTCGAGATCGTGCCGGGCGACTATCCACATCAGCCGACACGACTGCGCGTAAGCGCCGCGCCGCATCACGACGGCGAACGCGCGCGCCGCTATCCGTTCGATCTCAACGTGTATCTCACCTGGGACGACGACGAAATCGAGCGCCTTCTGCGCCCAGGCGGAGACGCGCGCCTGCAGCGGTATCTGGACGCGCTCGCCCGCAAGCTCGACGCCTGGGAAGGCGCGCGCGAAGTCGACATCGCGACGCGTTCGCAAAGCGAGCCGTCCGTGCTGCTCGGCGGCCTCGACTTCGAGGCGTGA
- the dusA gene encoding tRNA dihydrouridine(20/20a) synthase DusA, protein MSAVSKSSPRRVSVAPMMDWTDRHCRSLHRLISRHAWLYTEMVTTGALLYGDVARHLAFTPAEAPVALQLGGSEPEDLAKCAKLGEQWGYDEINLNCGCPSERVQRGAFGACLMKEPRLVADCVKAMRDAVSVPVTVKHRIGVDAVEDYAFVRDFVGTVADAGCEVFIVHARNAILKGLSPKENREIPPLKYDYAYRLKRDFPHLEISINGGIKTLDEVEEHLKHVDGVMLGREAYHNPYVLADVDTRFYGAATPVPTREEIEAGLIDYARAELARGTYLGAVTRHALGLYRGVAGARGWRRVLSDSRRLAKGDLSIFDEARSHLRDAVEAIES, encoded by the coding sequence ATGTCCGCAGTGTCCAAAAGCAGCCCCCGCCGCGTGTCCGTCGCGCCCATGATGGACTGGACGGATCGCCATTGCCGCTCGCTGCATCGGCTGATATCGCGTCATGCCTGGCTTTATACCGAAATGGTGACGACGGGCGCGCTCCTCTACGGCGACGTCGCGCGGCATCTCGCGTTCACGCCCGCAGAGGCGCCCGTCGCGCTGCAACTCGGCGGCAGCGAGCCGGAAGATCTCGCGAAATGCGCGAAGCTCGGCGAGCAATGGGGCTACGACGAGATCAACCTGAATTGCGGCTGCCCGTCCGAGCGCGTGCAGCGCGGCGCATTCGGCGCATGCCTGATGAAAGAGCCGCGGCTCGTCGCGGATTGCGTGAAGGCGATGCGCGACGCCGTGTCCGTTCCGGTGACGGTCAAGCATCGCATCGGCGTGGATGCCGTCGAGGACTATGCGTTCGTGCGCGACTTCGTGGGCACGGTCGCGGACGCGGGCTGCGAAGTGTTCATCGTCCACGCGCGCAATGCGATTTTGAAGGGACTGAGCCCGAAGGAGAATCGCGAAATTCCGCCGCTCAAGTACGACTATGCGTACCGATTGAAGCGCGATTTTCCGCATCTGGAGATTTCGATCAACGGCGGCATCAAGACGCTCGACGAAGTCGAAGAGCACCTGAAGCACGTCGATGGCGTCATGCTCGGGCGCGAGGCTTATCACAATCCGTATGTGCTCGCGGACGTCGACACGCGCTTTTACGGCGCCGCCACGCCCGTGCCGACGCGCGAGGAAATTGAGGCCGGGCTGATCGACTATGCGCGCGCGGAACTCGCACGCGGCACGTATCTCGGCGCGGTGACGCGTCATGCGCTCGGCTTGTATCGGGGCGTCGCGGGTGCACGGGGATGGCGGCGCGTGCTGTCGGACAGTCGCCGGCTGGCGAAGGGCGATCTCTCTATTTTCGACGAAGCGCGCAGTCACTTGCGCGATGCCGTCGAGGCGATCGAGTCGTAG
- a CDS encoding enoyl-CoA hydratase/isomerase family protein → MTTEDIRIDTANGIGFIALDRPKALNALTAPMLRAISEALRSWRHDQAIRAVVVYSPHVRAFCAGGDIRFLHEAAKAGDRDAIDAFFTDEYKLNHAIFTFPKPYIAVVNGVVMGGGMGISQGAHHTGGLRIVTQSTKMAMPETRIGFFPDVGVTWFLARTPGAIGRYLAATGASMGAADALYARMADAYLDDGALPGLVESLRHQRFLDGVDIVRFVENETTKHKVAPIPDASALARARSLIDKHFAAGNGAAILASLQREAETSGHEWARRTAAELRERSPLSVDVALQQVDRARFSTMAETLRRDLDLARSVFARGDVAEGIRARIVDKDDQPRWKVACAEDVQSRDVERMFESAWTPAAHPLRLLKD, encoded by the coding sequence ATGACCACCGAAGACATCCGTATCGACACCGCCAACGGCATCGGCTTCATTGCGCTCGATCGTCCGAAGGCACTCAATGCGCTGACCGCGCCGATGCTGCGCGCCATCAGCGAGGCGTTGCGCTCATGGCGTCACGATCAGGCGATTCGCGCCGTGGTCGTCTATAGCCCGCACGTCCGCGCGTTTTGCGCGGGCGGCGATATCCGCTTTCTGCACGAAGCGGCGAAGGCGGGCGACCGCGATGCCATCGACGCGTTCTTCACCGACGAATACAAGCTCAATCACGCGATCTTCACGTTCCCGAAGCCCTACATCGCCGTGGTGAACGGCGTGGTGATGGGCGGCGGCATGGGCATCTCGCAGGGCGCGCACCATACGGGCGGCCTGCGCATCGTTACCCAGTCCACGAAGATGGCGATGCCCGAGACGCGCATCGGTTTCTTTCCGGACGTCGGCGTGACGTGGTTCCTGGCGCGCACGCCGGGTGCGATCGGCCGTTATCTCGCCGCCACGGGCGCGAGCATGGGCGCCGCCGACGCGCTGTATGCGCGCATGGCCGACGCCTATCTCGACGACGGCGCGCTGCCAGGTCTCGTCGAGTCGCTGCGGCATCAGCGTTTTCTCGATGGCGTGGATATCGTGCGCTTCGTCGAAAACGAGACGACGAAGCACAAGGTCGCGCCGATTCCCGACGCGAGCGCGCTCGCCCGGGCGCGCTCGCTCATCGACAAGCACTTCGCGGCCGGCAACGGCGCGGCGATACTGGCCTCGCTCCAGCGCGAAGCGGAGACGAGCGGTCACGAGTGGGCGCGGCGCACGGCGGCGGAGTTGCGCGAGCGTTCGCCGCTCTCGGTGGACGTGGCGCTTCAGCAGGTCGATCGCGCGCGCTTCTCGACGATGGCCGAAACGCTGCGCCGCGACCTCGATCTCGCGCGTTCGGTGTTCGCTCGCGGCGACGTGGCGGAGGGCATTCGCGCGCGCATCGTCGACAAGGACGATCAGCCGCGCTGGAAGGTCGCGTGCGCCGAGGATGTTCAGTCGCGAGACGTCGAGCGCATGTTCGAAAGTGCGTGGACGCCGGCGGCGCATCCGCTGCGGCTTTTGAAGGATTGA
- a CDS encoding TetR/AcrR family transcriptional regulator, whose protein sequence is MRQHKRQQREALRERILEVSRGIVRSEGLASLSMRKLADAIDYSPAALYLHFASRAEIARALREEGHAQLRAAFAPHAGIADAAARVRALARAYVVFGLAEPETYRLMFMEAAEQAEDAGGGTLALVADAFAELRRAGRLPRDAAPAAWAQALWANLHGIVALELSGAALPGTTAGQLVELSLDTWLAACASN, encoded by the coding sequence TTGCGACAACATAAGCGGCAGCAGCGCGAGGCGCTCCGTGAGCGCATACTCGAAGTTTCGCGCGGCATCGTTCGAAGCGAGGGCCTCGCGTCGCTATCGATGCGCAAGCTCGCGGACGCCATCGACTACTCGCCGGCCGCGCTGTATCTTCATTTCGCGAGCCGCGCGGAAATCGCCCGGGCGCTGCGCGAAGAAGGGCACGCGCAACTGCGTGCCGCATTCGCGCCGCACGCGGGCATCGCCGATGCAGCGGCGCGCGTGAGGGCGCTGGCCCGCGCGTATGTCGTTTTCGGGCTTGCCGAGCCGGAAACGTATCGGCTCATGTTCATGGAGGCGGCAGAGCAGGCGGAAGACGCCGGCGGTGGAACGCTCGCCCTCGTCGCCGATGCTTTCGCGGAGTTGCGCAGAGCGGGCCGCCTGCCGCGCGATGCCGCGCCTGCCGCGTGGGCGCAGGCGCTTTGGGCGAATTTGCACGGCATCGTCGCGCTGGAATTGAGCGGTGCGGCGCTGCCCGGGACGACGGCGGGGCAGCTCGTCGAGTTGTCGCTCGATACATGGCTTGCCGCGTGCGCTTCGAATTGA
- a CDS encoding DUF1488 domain-containing protein, whose translation MDIRFLPDAPDYRESNLTVEFAALVDGRRVPCAISVEALEDHFGAQTYDSTGWIDAFIRGRAHIEAVAREHLSVTNGMPVLLKSGHFPPGRVIAG comes from the coding sequence ATGGACATTCGCTTTCTCCCCGACGCGCCCGATTATCGCGAATCCAACCTCACCGTCGAATTCGCCGCGCTCGTCGACGGACGGCGTGTGCCGTGCGCCATTTCCGTCGAGGCCCTCGAAGACCATTTCGGCGCGCAGACGTATGACAGCACCGGCTGGATCGACGCGTTCATTCGAGGCCGCGCGCACATCGAGGCGGTCGCGCGCGAGCACCTGAGCGTGACGAACGGCATGCCCGTGCTTCTCAAGAGTGGGCATTTTCCGCCGGGACGCGTCATCGCCGGGTGA
- a CDS encoding heme-degrading domain-containing protein, whose product MDITRDLQVIAHQENTLVFPQFHAADAWQLGAQLREMALARDAAVAIDVRTFGHRLFFAALDGATPDNARWAERKARTVEHFRRSSYAIGLTLQQAGTTLAQKFSLDPAHYAAHGGAFPIRVASVGVVGSVAVSGLPQRNDHQMVVEALCAVLGQSFAALSLDHV is encoded by the coding sequence ATGGACATCACCCGCGACCTTCAGGTCATCGCGCATCAGGAAAACACGCTCGTCTTCCCGCAGTTTCACGCCGCCGACGCGTGGCAACTCGGTGCGCAGTTGAGGGAAATGGCGCTCGCACGCGACGCGGCGGTCGCCATCGACGTGCGCACGTTCGGACACCGTCTGTTTTTCGCGGCGCTCGACGGCGCGACGCCCGACAACGCGCGCTGGGCAGAGCGCAAAGCGAGGACCGTCGAACACTTCCGTCGCAGCTCGTATGCGATCGGCCTTACGTTGCAACAGGCCGGCACGACGCTCGCGCAGAAGTTCAGCCTCGATCCCGCGCATTACGCGGCTCACGGGGGCGCGTTCCCGATCCGCGTCGCGAGCGTGGGCGTCGTCGGCTCGGTCGCCGTGTCGGGACTGCCGCAGCGCAACGATCATCAGATGGTCGTCGAAGCGCTCTGTGCCGTGCTCGGCCAGAGCTTCGCCGCGCTGTCGCTCGATCACGTCTGA
- a CDS encoding DUF2946 domain-containing protein, which yields MHRLRRGIIGKTGSIAALCAMLLLSLAPVVSRLLAPQNVDAWLVATCASVPQATHASGDTHLHTSARLDACGYCDLAAHTPTPPIVSHAPPAFGFARDSFVAADVASAPRRPLFGDARPRAPPAFA from the coding sequence ATGCATCGTCTGCGTCGGGGCATCATCGGGAAGACGGGCAGTATCGCGGCGCTCTGCGCGATGCTGCTGCTCTCGCTCGCGCCCGTCGTATCGCGGCTCTTGGCCCCGCAGAACGTCGATGCCTGGCTCGTAGCCACGTGCGCCTCCGTGCCCCAGGCGACGCACGCCTCGGGCGACACGCACCTCCACACGTCCGCGCGTCTAGATGCTTGCGGCTATTGCGATCTCGCCGCACACACGCCCACCCCGCCGATCGTCTCCCACGCACCGCCTGCTTTCGGATTCGCGCGCGATTCGTTCGTTGCAGCCGATGTCGCCAGCGCCCCGCGTCGGCCCTTGTTCGGCGACGCCCGGCCGCGCGCCCCGCCCGCTTTCGCCTGA